In Pedobacter heparinus DSM 2366, the following are encoded in one genomic region:
- a CDS encoding 4'-phosphopantetheinyl transferase family protein encodes MIGNDIVDLEQAKKESNWKRKGYLEKIFTPGERFLISAAKDAEMMVWLLWTMKESAYKIFSRENKIRVFAPAAIVCNNLIIHKKTATGNVWYQEQSYFTKTSITERYVHTLAAADASLLQKIRYKISSYDACDSSYRATNPGSVSHHGIYLALAYL; translated from the coding sequence TTGATAGGGAATGACATTGTTGACCTGGAACAGGCAAAAAAAGAAAGCAACTGGAAAAGAAAAGGCTATCTGGAAAAGATATTTACGCCCGGAGAAAGGTTCCTGATCAGCGCTGCTAAAGATGCTGAAATGATGGTATGGCTGCTTTGGACAATGAAAGAATCGGCCTATAAAATCTTTAGCAGGGAAAACAAAATAAGGGTATTTGCCCCGGCAGCAATTGTTTGCAACAACCTGATCATCCATAAAAAAACAGCCACCGGAAATGTATGGTACCAGGAACAGTCCTACTTTACCAAAACTTCCATTACGGAAAGATACGTCCATACACTGGCCGCAGCGGATGCCAGCCTGCTCCAAAAAATAAGGTATAAAATAAGTAGTTATGATGCCTGCGACAGTTCCTACCGGGCTACCAACCCGGGTTCGGTAAGCCATCATGGCATTTACCTGGCACTTGCCTATTTATAA
- a CDS encoding acyl carrier protein, with protein sequence MDKEELIAKLKTIVAPYTPDKAALDNIGPTTDFIKDLKINSANLVDVVLDVEEEFDIEIDNQEMARMLNVSDTLAIIEAKLKTLDRE encoded by the coding sequence ATGGATAAAGAAGAACTTATAGCAAAATTGAAAACAATTGTTGCCCCTTATACCCCCGATAAAGCCGCTTTGGATAACATTGGCCCCACAACGGATTTCATTAAAGACCTGAAAATCAATTCGGCCAACCTGGTAGATGTGGTGCTGGATGTGGAAGAGGAATTCGACATTGAAATTGACAACCAGGAGATGGCACGCATGTTAAACGTATCGGATACCCTGGCAATTATTGAGGCTAAACTGAAAACACTTGATAGGGAATGA
- a CDS encoding beta-ketoacyl-[acyl-carrier-protein] synthase family protein, with translation MHKRVVITGLGVVAPNGVGLKAFTEAIKNGVSGIKHDPELERLQFSCQIAGKPEVTDELMARYMTDLERRNFNSSGILYGLIAGMDAWQDAGLLPAPENEPDWQSGALFGAGTSGIEKFREAIYKVDDLQVRKLGSSVVVQTMASGISAYLGGKLGLGNQVSSNSSACTTGTESILMAYERIKTGQATRMLAGSTSDSGPYIWAGFDAMKVCTFKHNGMPEKGSRPMSASASGFVPGSGAGAMVLETLDSALARGAFIYAEILGGNINSGGQRGTGSMTAPNSMAVQRCIAAALENSGVKASQVDTINGHLTATAKDALEVQNWTIALNRKGADFPYINSLKAMTGHCLSASGSIECVASVLQLQQGFIFPAINCEDLDPEIALLVDKNRIPQQILYKNINILAKASFGFGDVNACIIFKKYENG, from the coding sequence ATGCATAAACGTGTAGTAATAACCGGTTTAGGGGTAGTTGCACCAAATGGAGTGGGACTAAAAGCCTTTACTGAAGCCATTAAAAATGGTGTTTCAGGGATTAAACATGACCCTGAACTGGAAAGACTGCAATTCTCCTGTCAGATTGCCGGAAAACCGGAAGTAACAGACGAGCTGATGGCCAGGTACATGACCGACCTGGAACGCAGGAATTTTAACAGCAGCGGAATTCTGTATGGCCTGATCGCAGGAATGGATGCCTGGCAGGATGCAGGGCTGTTACCCGCCCCCGAAAATGAGCCCGACTGGCAAAGTGGTGCCCTGTTTGGTGCCGGCACATCGGGCATCGAAAAATTCAGGGAGGCCATTTATAAAGTAGACGATTTACAGGTACGCAAACTGGGCAGCAGTGTAGTGGTACAGACCATGGCCAGCGGCATCAGTGCCTACCTGGGGGGTAAACTGGGCTTGGGCAACCAGGTAAGCAGCAACTCATCGGCCTGCACAACGGGCACAGAAAGCATTTTAATGGCTTATGAACGCATTAAAACCGGGCAGGCGACCAGAATGCTTGCGGGCAGCACGAGCGATAGCGGCCCTTATATTTGGGCTGGCTTTGATGCCATGAAGGTATGTACCTTTAAACACAATGGGATGCCTGAAAAAGGATCGAGACCAATGAGCGCCAGTGCCAGCGGCTTTGTGCCCGGCAGTGGTGCCGGGGCCATGGTGCTGGAAACACTGGACAGTGCTTTGGCAAGGGGCGCTTTCATCTATGCCGAAATACTGGGGGGCAACATCAATTCGGGCGGACAGCGCGGTACGGGCAGCATGACCGCCCCCAACAGTATGGCTGTACAGCGTTGTATTGCTGCTGCCCTTGAAAATTCCGGTGTCAAAGCCAGTCAGGTCGACACCATTAACGGACACCTGACAGCCACGGCAAAAGATGCATTGGAAGTACAGAACTGGACCATCGCCTTAAACAGAAAAGGGGCTGATTTTCCTTATATCAATAGCCTGAAAGCAATGACCGGACACTGTTTAAGCGCGTCGGGAAGCATAGAATGTGTAGCTTCGGTACTGCAGCTGCAACAGGGCTTTATTTTCCCGGCCATCAACTGTGAGGACCTGGATCCGGAAATTGCGCTGCTGGTAGATAAAAATAGGATCCCGCAGCAAATACTTTATAAAAACATCAATATATTAGCTAAGGCAAGTTTTGGGTTTGGTGATGTAAATGCCTGCATCATTTTTAAAAAGTATGAAAATGGATAA
- a CDS encoding 3-hydroxyacyl-ACP dehydratase FabZ family protein, with product MNKAEILAHLPYTKPFLFVDELEAIDENGVTGSYTFDADLDFYKGHFKDHPVTPGVILTETMAQIGLVCLGIYLSGSAEGGMPGHVMLTSTAIDFMKPVFPGEKVTVNAQKVYFRFKKLNCTVQMTNAAGEVVCKGTIAGMVTNKMNA from the coding sequence ATGAACAAAGCAGAGATCTTAGCACACTTACCTTACACCAAACCTTTTTTATTTGTAGATGAGCTGGAAGCAATTGACGAAAACGGCGTAACCGGCTCTTATACTTTTGATGCAGATCTGGATTTTTATAAAGGACATTTTAAAGACCATCCCGTAACACCCGGTGTGATATTAACGGAAACCATGGCGCAGATTGGCCTGGTTTGCCTGGGTATCTATTTATCGGGCAGTGCCGAAGGCGGAATGCCGGGCCATGTGATGCTCACTTCTACGGCTATCGACTTTATGAAGCCTGTTTTTCCGGGAGAAAAAGTAACCGTAAATGCACAAAAGGTATATTTCAGGTTTAAAAAGCTAAATTGTACAGTACAAATGACCAATGCCGCCGGCGAAGTAGTTTGTAAAGGCACCATTGCCGGCATGGTGACCAATAAAATGAATGCATAA
- a CDS encoding type III polyketide synthase: MSVKITTVTSLTPQYSRTTAEILPFLDTWLHGQEPRFIRKVKKIFEQADVDKRYSIMSPEEVFNQSSFAEKNNIYIREGIKLASGCLAMALEKSGWKAQELDYIITVSCTGIMIPSIDAYLINALNLRQDIVRLPVTEMGCAAGISGMIYAKNFLKANPGKRAAVIAVESPTATFQLNDFSMANIVSAAIFGDGAACVLLSSLDEDKGPEIIAEEMYHFYDSIPMMGFNLCNTGLQMVLDVEVPKNIEMHFPDIIHPFLARNGLKIADIDHLIFHPGGKKIIQTVEGLFGKLGKNINETKNILREYGNMSSATVLYVLERFMEREPGSAELGLMLSFGPGFSAQRILLKW, translated from the coding sequence ATGAGCGTAAAAATAACGACCGTTACCAGCCTGACACCGCAATATTCCAGAACAACAGCAGAGATACTCCCCTTTCTGGACACCTGGCTACATGGACAGGAACCCCGTTTTATCAGAAAGGTAAAAAAGATATTTGAGCAGGCCGATGTGGATAAAAGGTATTCGATCATGTCGCCCGAAGAAGTGTTTAACCAAAGCTCCTTTGCAGAAAAAAACAACATTTACATCCGCGAAGGGATTAAACTGGCCTCCGGCTGTCTGGCCATGGCCCTGGAAAAATCGGGATGGAAAGCACAGGAACTGGACTATATCATCACGGTAAGCTGTACGGGTATCATGATCCCCTCTATTGATGCCTATCTCATCAATGCCTTAAACCTGCGCCAGGATATTGTGCGCCTGCCGGTAACAGAAATGGGTTGCGCCGCGGGTATATCTGGGATGATCTATGCCAAGAATTTTTTAAAGGCCAATCCGGGTAAACGTGCGGCAGTAATTGCTGTAGAATCGCCTACCGCAACTTTCCAGCTCAACGATTTTTCTATGGCCAACATCGTGAGTGCCGCTATTTTTGGCGACGGTGCAGCCTGTGTTTTATTGTCCTCGCTGGACGAAGATAAAGGACCGGAAATCATTGCCGAAGAAATGTACCACTTTTACGACAGCATACCCATGATGGGCTTTAACCTTTGCAACACTGGCTTACAAATGGTGCTGGATGTAGAGGTTCCGAAAAACATTGAAATGCATTTCCCCGATATCATCCACCCCTTCCTGGCCAGAAACGGACTGAAGATAGCAGACATTGACCATCTGATCTTTCATCCCGGAGGAAAAAAAATTATTCAGACAGTTGAAGGGTTATTTGGTAAATTAGGCAAAAATATAAACGAAACTAAAAACATTTTACGGGAATACGGAAATATGTCGAGCGCCACAGTACTGTATGTACTGGAACGTTTTATGGAACGCGAACCGGGAAGTGCAGAACTGGGCCTGATGCTGAGCTTTGGGCCAGGGTTTTCGGCACAACGTATTTTGCTGAAATGGTAA
- a CDS encoding methyltransferase domain-containing protein, which yields MQKKKQLNFKLIGIDANQFTIAHAQQLSLNYPNISYCCADIFEEIKQDRVYDVILCTLTLHHFKDEEIITLMNGFKAQSALGIVVNDLHRSKMAYYLFTGLCFVFGLNQMSKDDGLVSILRGFKKHDLQSYSRQLNFSTYILKWKWAFRYQWIIPTI from the coding sequence TTGCAAAAAAAAAAACAGTTAAATTTTAAACTGATAGGTATAGATGCAAATCAGTTTACCATTGCACATGCACAGCAGCTGTCGCTGAACTACCCAAACATCAGCTACTGCTGCGCAGATATTTTTGAGGAAATTAAACAAGACAGGGTTTATGATGTTATCTTATGTACACTGACCCTACATCATTTTAAAGACGAAGAAATTATAACGCTTATGAATGGCTTTAAAGCACAGTCGGCATTGGGCATTGTGGTAAACGATTTGCACAGGAGCAAAATGGCCTATTACCTTTTTACAGGGCTGTGTTTTGTATTTGGCCTCAACCAGATGTCGAAAGACGATGGGCTTGTATCTATTTTAAGGGGCTTTAAAAAGCACGACCTCCAATCCTATTCCAGGCAATTAAACTTTAGCACCTATATCCTGAAATGGAAATGGGCATTCCGTTACCAGTGGATAATTCCAACAATATGA
- a CDS encoding NAD(P)/FAD-dependent oxidoreductase, with protein sequence MTNKTNQSATILIVGGGLSGLTCALHLLKEGFEVTLIEKNAYPHHKVCGEYISNEVLPYLQWLDADPYELLPVAINRLSVSSLSGQIIGCALPLGGFGLSRFALDHFLYQKALSRGCKVIRDRVTDIVFNGNEFELSTSHSGTLKADLVIGAFGKRSALDQQLSRSFIQKKSPWLAVKAHYNGIIPIDLVQLHNFAGGYCGVSAIENKQINICYLADYESFKACANLKDFQEKVLYKNPQLRKIFEESSPVFDQPLTISQVSFAKKELVCDHILMIGDTAGLIHPLCGNGMAMAIHSAKICAELSIQYLNGKLVSRTTLEKLYTATWNANFKNRLLMGRFLSGIIRKDKLFKPLQQLLGYFPSALPLIIKTTHGKPIL encoded by the coding sequence ATGACAAATAAAACCAACCAAAGCGCAACCATTTTAATTGTAGGCGGTGGCCTGTCAGGTCTAACCTGTGCCCTGCACTTACTAAAAGAAGGTTTTGAAGTCACTTTGATCGAAAAAAATGCATATCCCCATCATAAAGTCTGCGGCGAGTACATTTCCAACGAAGTATTACCTTATCTGCAATGGCTGGATGCCGATCCGTATGAACTGCTTCCGGTAGCCATTAACCGCCTTTCTGTGTCTTCACTTAGCGGGCAAATTATTGGCTGCGCACTTCCGCTCGGCGGTTTTGGCTTAAGCAGGTTTGCACTCGATCATTTCCTTTATCAAAAAGCCCTGTCAAGAGGCTGCAAAGTGATCAGAGACCGGGTAACGGATATCGTTTTTAATGGCAATGAATTTGAGCTGAGCACCAGCCATTCAGGAACCTTAAAAGCTGATCTGGTGATCGGTGCTTTTGGAAAAAGATCTGCCCTTGACCAGCAGCTTTCCCGTAGCTTTATACAAAAAAAATCGCCCTGGCTGGCAGTAAAGGCACATTACAATGGCATTATTCCCATTGATCTGGTACAGCTGCACAATTTTGCAGGGGGCTATTGCGGGGTTTCGGCCATAGAAAACAAACAGATCAACATCTGTTACCTGGCAGATTATGAAAGCTTTAAGGCCTGCGCCAACCTCAAGGATTTTCAGGAAAAGGTATTGTACAAAAACCCGCAGCTCAGAAAGATTTTTGAGGAAAGCAGCCCGGTTTTTGATCAGCCTTTAACCATTAGCCAGGTGTCTTTCGCTAAAAAGGAACTGGTATGTGACCATATATTGATGATCGGCGATACTGCAGGCCTCATCCACCCTCTTTGTGGAAACGGCATGGCCATGGCCATCCACAGTGCCAAAATTTGTGCAGAACTGAGCATACAATACCTGAACGGTAAGCTGGTGTCAAGAACAACGCTCGAAAAACTATATACCGCCACATGGAATGCCAATTTTAAAAACCGATTGCTGATGGGCCGTTTCTTGTCTGGAATCATCAGAAAGGATAAATTATTTAAACCATTACAGCAGTTACTGGGCTATTTCCCATCGGCCCTGCCCTTAATTATAAAAACAACCCACGGAAAACCCATTTTATGA
- a CDS encoding PorP/SprF family type IX secretion system membrane protein encodes MMKRMIGLLSIAGMISTASAQQDSQYTQYIFNGIHINPAYAGYKGDIYVQSFYRSQWAGIKGAPKTFSVAADGAFYDDKVGLGLIVSNDQLGAQTYLTAYANYAYHIKTGYSGTGQLSFGIAAGMVQMGLDGTKLEGYKPGDELIPVGSQTSTVPDARFGIYYANESFFLGLSMTNMLARYLAKRNTEDSRIPVPQPHLYFSAGALFPFSEDVKFKPVILFKDDTKGPSAMDITTFLLLKDRLWIGAFARTSFDLYKKDYQQKGLAKEHAMGGILEVFATENIRIGYSYDYSLNKLRNYNYGSHELSAGFYINRRTTAERRQLRCNRF; translated from the coding sequence ATGATGAAAAGAATGATAGGCCTATTGAGCATCGCAGGTATGATATCTACTGCCAGCGCGCAGCAGGACAGCCAGTATACACAGTATATTTTTAATGGTATCCACATCAATCCGGCCTATGCCGGTTATAAAGGCGATATCTATGTACAGTCTTTTTACCGCTCACAATGGGCAGGCATTAAAGGGGCCCCGAAAACTTTTTCTGTTGCAGCTGATGGGGCTTTTTATGACGACAAGGTTGGACTTGGACTAATCGTTTCCAACGATCAGCTGGGGGCACAAACTTACCTTACAGCTTATGCAAACTATGCCTACCACATTAAAACCGGATATAGTGGAACCGGACAACTTTCTTTTGGCATTGCAGCCGGTATGGTACAGATGGGCCTGGATGGCACCAAACTGGAAGGGTACAAGCCGGGTGATGAGCTGATTCCTGTTGGCTCGCAGACCAGTACCGTACCCGACGCCCGCTTTGGGATCTATTATGCCAACGAAAGCTTCTTCCTGGGCCTTTCCATGACCAATATGCTGGCCCGGTACCTGGCAAAAAGAAATACCGAAGACAGCAGGATACCCGTTCCCCAGCCGCATTTGTACTTCAGCGCAGGAGCGCTGTTCCCATTCAGTGAAGATGTTAAATTTAAACCGGTCATCCTTTTTAAAGATGATACCAAAGGCCCCTCGGCAATGGACATCACTACCTTTTTGCTGCTTAAGGACAGGCTCTGGATCGGCGCTTTTGCCCGTACTTCATTCGATCTTTACAAAAAAGACTATCAGCAAAAAGGACTGGCCAAAGAACACGCAATGGGTGGCATACTTGAGGTTTTTGCGACGGAAAATATCAGGATTGGCTATTCGTACGATTACTCCCTCAATAAATTGCGCAATTACAACTACGGCAGTCATGAGCTATCCGCAGGCTTTTACATCAATCGCCGAACTACTGCTGAAAGAAGGCAGTTGAGGTGTAATAGGTTTTAA
- a CDS encoding T9SS C-terminal target domain-containing protein, translating into MFNRKTNFVSSLLLLSATAGFAQSGSSQTVTIPQGNSVKLRASSVNATAYQWIKDGTAITGATSADYNVLLAGTYTVVSFNAEGCASDISAPVIVNIGTPNALTADLMISKNSELRAVTINDTFEYLIKVKNNGTATATIVKVQDILPEELIFQQLMTPTLGLANYNQGSKTVLWEISKLDNGESADLKIKVKAVKAGIIRNTATVSANETDPDLKNNSFTDSKSVAGIIIPNVFTPNGDGLNDTFEIPGLELYEANELTILNRWGGTVYNTKGYRNDWTAIGLNEGTYFYLLKLKTAGNKWEIYKGYITILRNK; encoded by the coding sequence ATGTTTAACAGAAAAACCAATTTTGTGTCAAGCTTGCTGTTGCTAAGTGCAACGGCAGGCTTTGCGCAATCTGGTAGTTCGCAAACCGTTACTATTCCTCAAGGGAATTCGGTAAAATTGCGGGCCAGTTCTGTTAACGCAACCGCTTACCAATGGATTAAAGATGGTACTGCAATTACCGGTGCCACATCTGCTGATTATAATGTACTGCTTGCTGGTACGTATACAGTGGTTTCTTTTAACGCTGAAGGCTGCGCTTCGGACATCTCAGCTCCTGTTATTGTAAACATTGGCACCCCCAATGCACTTACTGCCGATCTGATGATCAGCAAAAACTCGGAATTAAGGGCCGTAACCATTAACGATACTTTTGAATACCTGATCAAGGTGAAAAACAATGGTACCGCAACGGCTACAATCGTAAAAGTACAGGATATTTTACCTGAAGAACTCATTTTTCAACAGCTGATGACACCCACTCTTGGGCTGGCCAATTACAACCAGGGCAGCAAAACCGTTTTATGGGAGATCAGCAAGCTGGACAATGGCGAAAGTGCCGATCTGAAAATCAAAGTAAAAGCGGTTAAAGCCGGGATCATCAGAAATACAGCCACGGTAAGCGCTAATGAAACTGATCCTGATCTGAAAAACAACAGCTTTACAGATAGTAAATCGGTAGCAGGAATCATCATCCCTAATGTTTTTACACCTAACGGCGATGGTTTAAATGACACCTTCGAAATACCCGGCCTGGAACTTTATGAAGCCAATGAGCTAACCATCTTAAATCGATGGGGAGGTACTGTTTATAACACAAAAGGATACAGGAACGACTGGACAGCTATCGGCCTTAATGAGGGTACCTATTTCTACCTGCTAAAACTGAAAACCGCAGGCAACAAATGGGAAATTTATAAAGGCTATATAACCATACTACGAAACAAATAA
- a CDS encoding immunoglobulin domain-containing protein, giving the protein MFQKRDKKEKVFMLSLRHKNILKHWRLLLVLIVMVAGMGEVKGQRKYATAISKISATTGVNITNESNAITNNENNAPTETPPLANITVTGTGGLTGSSASGWIGLGFSSIPSNTIVFIKVSSPIYANAGGTINAQAYNNTSLVTSTSTLITAADGTLYYTVTANATFNTVRLNVTGNGGLIPGAGTVSINVLSAFYNTTNSSDCGIVLGTDGYNVSNPQRAIDGIKTTFSTLTPGALLSSANQNFYFSSPSNSSDEVKLTLSAPAAALSVTLLNNITVSAYNGSSSTAVWSMGLGNILSADLLGLLSNATPVTFSIAPGVAFDRVTVNFGSVLSLFSNLYIHEIERTPKKPSFTPISLQNVTACAGIPITLTPDAPAAGNTFKWYDSASDGALLSTGSSYMVSPLVSTTYYVATSKSTCTGESIRIPVNVTVNSISGGVIATDQTICNNSIPAPFTSTAAATITSGGTAATYQWQKSTDNNTFTNITSNATNVSYTETATLTQTTYYRRVATSTLNSVACSANSNVITVTVNSITAGTIGTNQTICLGSAPAAFTSLTGATGTGTTTYQWQKSTDNNTFTNIASAIAATYTETAAPAQTTYYRRVATSTLNTVTCSANSASITVTVAPIPSITVGTIANVCQETATTTLPYSATTGSPTTYSIVWNAYAMGKGFTNVNGATLTASPIIINKPVGTTVTPGSYSGTLTVSNANCTSSSQPITFTVLPRPATPNLILTTNPQ; this is encoded by the coding sequence TTGTTTCAAAAAAGGGATAAAAAGGAAAAAGTGTTCATGCTCTCGCTCAGACATAAAAACATATTGAAGCACTGGCGCCTACTATTGGTTTTGATAGTGATGGTGGCGGGTATGGGGGAAGTTAAGGGGCAGAGAAAGTATGCGACAGCTATTTCCAAAATTTCTGCTACTACAGGAGTTAATATAACTAATGAAAGTAACGCGATTACAAATAATGAAAACAATGCCCCGACAGAAACCCCACCTCTAGCCAACATAACAGTTACAGGCACTGGAGGATTAACCGGATCATCTGCATCAGGATGGATTGGACTAGGCTTTTCTTCCATTCCATCTAATACTATCGTTTTCATCAAAGTCTCAAGCCCGATATATGCCAATGCCGGAGGAACAATTAATGCTCAGGCATATAATAATACATCATTAGTTACCAGCACATCTACACTAATTACAGCAGCTGATGGGACACTATATTACACAGTAACGGCTAATGCAACATTTAATACTGTGAGACTGAATGTTACAGGGAATGGAGGGCTAATACCGGGAGCCGGCACCGTTAGTATAAATGTTCTTTCTGCATTCTACAATACAACAAATTCTTCTGATTGTGGAATAGTTTTAGGAACTGATGGTTATAATGTTTCAAATCCTCAAAGGGCGATAGATGGTATCAAAACAACCTTTTCAACACTAACACCTGGAGCATTACTAAGTTCAGCCAATCAAAACTTTTATTTTTCAAGTCCTTCAAATTCAAGCGACGAGGTAAAACTGACCTTATCTGCTCCAGCCGCTGCATTGTCAGTAACGTTATTAAATAATATAACCGTCTCTGCATATAATGGAAGTTCGTCAACTGCGGTGTGGAGCATGGGACTTGGAAATATTTTAAGTGCTGATTTATTAGGTCTCTTAAGCAATGCAACACCTGTAACTTTCTCCATAGCCCCAGGAGTTGCGTTCGACAGAGTTACTGTTAATTTTGGATCTGTTCTTAGTCTTTTCTCAAATTTATATATCCATGAAATAGAAAGAACACCTAAGAAACCATCTTTTACTCCAATATCCTTACAAAACGTAACTGCCTGTGCTGGTATTCCAATAACATTGACACCTGATGCACCTGCTGCCGGAAACACATTTAAATGGTATGACTCAGCATCAGATGGCGCACTTTTATCAACTGGTAGCAGCTATATGGTAAGCCCCTTGGTGAGTACCACATATTATGTTGCTACATCAAAATCGACTTGTACTGGCGAATCAATAAGGATTCCGGTAAACGTAACTGTGAATTCCATAAGTGGGGGCGTAATAGCTACCGATCAAACCATCTGTAACAATTCAATTCCGGCTCCATTTACAAGTACTGCTGCTGCTACCATTACGTCTGGTGGAACCGCTGCAACCTATCAATGGCAAAAATCGACCGACAACAATACGTTTACCAACATAACAAGCAATGCTACAAATGTGAGTTATACCGAAACTGCAACACTTACCCAGACTACCTATTACCGCAGGGTAGCCACGTCAACTTTAAACAGTGTAGCCTGTTCAGCAAACAGCAATGTAATCACAGTAACGGTCAATTCAATTACAGCAGGAACAATTGGAACAAATCAAACTATATGTTTAGGATCAGCTCCTGCAGCTTTCACCAGTTTAACAGGTGCTACAGGAACTGGAACAACTACTTACCAATGGCAAAAATCAACTGACAATAATACATTTACCAATATCGCCAGTGCTATAGCGGCAACATACACAGAAACCGCAGCGCCAGCACAAACCACTTATTACCGAAGAGTGGCAACTTCAACTTTAAACACTGTGACTTGTTCAGCAAATAGTGCATCAATTACTGTCACAGTTGCCCCTATTCCATCAATCACTGTAGGCACAATTGCAAATGTATGCCAGGAAACTGCCACTACTACTTTGCCTTATAGTGCTACAACGGGAAGCCCGACGACCTATAGCATAGTTTGGAATGCCTATGCAATGGGCAAGGGTTTTACCAATGTAAATGGCGCAACATTAACTGCAAGCCCAATCATAATTAATAAACCAGTAGGTACTACTGTAACTCCGGGGTCATATAGTGGAACATTGACAGTAAGTAATGCAAACTGTACAAGTTCCTCACAACCCATCACATTTACAGTATTACCACGACCAGCAACTCCAAATCTAATCTTAACAACGAATCCTCAATAA